A genomic window from Corvus moneduloides isolate bCorMon1 chromosome 11, bCorMon1.pri, whole genome shotgun sequence includes:
- the EMC3 gene encoding ER membrane protein complex subunit 3, translated as MSEPELLLDSNIRLWVVLPIVFITFFVGMIRHYVSILLQSDKRLTQEQVSDSQVLIRSRVLRENGKYIPKQSFLSRKYFFNNPEDGFFKKTKRKVVPPSPMTDPTMLTDMMKGNVTNVLPMILIGGWINMTFSGFVTTKVPFPLTLRFKPMLQQGIELLTLDASWVSSASWYFLNVFGLRSIYTLILGQDNAADQSRVMQEQMTGAAMAMPADTNKAFKTEWEALELTDHQWALEDVEEELMAKDLHFEGMFKEELQTSIF; from the exons ATGAGCGAGCCCGAGCTGCTGCTGGACTCCAACATCCGGCTATGGGTGGTGCTGCCCATCGTCTTCATCACTTTCTTCGTGGGCATGATCCGGCACTACGTGTCCATCCTGCTCCAGAGCGACAAGCGCCTCACGCAGGAGCAGGTGTCCGACAG CCAAGTCCTGATCCGGAGCAGAGTTCTTcgggaaaatggaaaatacattcCAAAGCAG tcttttctgtcccggaaatatttttttaataaccccGAGGATggattttttaagaaaacaaaaagaaaggtaGTGCCTCCTTCACCAATGACAG ATCCTACCATGCTGACAGATATGATGAAAGGGAATGTAACCAATGTTCTGCCTATGATCCTCATTGGTGGTTGGATCAACATGACATTTTCAGGATTTGTCACAA CAAAGGTCCCGTTTCCTCTGACGCTGCGTTTTAAGCCAATGTTGCAGCAGGGAATTGAGCTGCTTACTTTAGACGCGTCCTG GGTGAGCTCTGCTTCCTGGTACTTCTTGAATGTGTTTGGACTCAGAAGCATTTATACTCTCATCCTGGGCCAAGATAATG CTGCAGATCAGTCCAGGGTGATGCAAGAACAAATGACAGGGGCAGCAATGGCCATGCCAGCAGATACCAACAAAGCATTTAAG ACGGAATGGGAAGCCTTAGAACTGACAGATCATCAGTGGGCCTTGGAAGATGTAGAAGAAGAGCTCATGGCAAAAGACCTCCATTTTGAAGGCATGTTTAAGGAAGAACTTCAGACCTCCATCTTCTGA